The following proteins are encoded in a genomic region of bacterium:
- a CDS encoding ABC transporter substrate-binding protein, whose amino-acid sequence MRTWPHTWWGVGVVVLVLAAAGTGVGAAPPSGGTLTVGLDQEPPTIDPQASPSAVTYQITSSVLENLLYQGLDGKIVPWLATAYKVSPDGKSFTFTLRKDAKFSDGAPLNAAAVKWNFDRIVDPHFKAGGALANLTGYAGSKVIDDYTVQVSFKDAYAPFLSYAAGGPLALVSPKTTPTQGDAVNQKPVGSGPFLVTEYAQKDHITIARNPDFNRKEPWSTHQGPTYLDKIVFKIIPEPGTRVTTIQSGETQMISALNTPAAVLARLEGDKALRVERSPYPGAPRIWLLNVTLAPTNDLKVRQALEYGISRAAFVESVYKGLGKPACAPLTQAMLATPALCAEYPYNPQKAAQLLDEAGWKMGPNNIRMKDGKPLTLSINSINYGGGNLPEIELLQGQLLQLGVDARIKSQARPPWYEDNYHCATNGPVMFLRAVDWDGLYALFDSANVHGNFNWACYSNPEVDKLISAGTAEFDPAKRRAIYARIEKILVDQAVTVPLVDEYSVWVLRGNVKGTTYDYSAYPVLSDVYIAK is encoded by the coding sequence ATGCGAACGTGGCCACACACCTGGTGGGGCGTGGGAGTGGTCGTCCTCGTCCTCGCGGCTGCCGGCACCGGCGTCGGGGCCGCGCCGCCGAGCGGCGGGACGCTGACGGTCGGGCTCGACCAGGAGCCCCCGACGATCGACCCGCAGGCTTCTCCGTCCGCGGTCACCTACCAGATCACCTCGAGCGTCCTGGAGAATCTCTTGTACCAGGGCTTGGACGGCAAGATCGTGCCCTGGCTGGCCACCGCCTACAAGGTGTCCCCGGACGGGAAGTCGTTCACCTTTACCCTCCGCAAAGACGCCAAATTCAGCGACGGGGCCCCGCTCAACGCCGCGGCGGTGAAGTGGAACTTCGATCGGATCGTCGATCCCCACTTCAAGGCCGGCGGGGCGCTCGCCAACCTGACCGGCTACGCGGGCTCCAAAGTCATCGACGACTACACCGTTCAGGTGAGCTTCAAGGATGCCTACGCGCCGTTCCTTTCCTACGCCGCGGGCGGCCCGCTGGCGCTGGTCTCGCCGAAGACGACGCCCACCCAGGGGGACGCCGTCAACCAGAAGCCCGTGGGCAGCGGCCCCTTCCTCGTCACCGAGTATGCGCAGAAAGATCACATCACGATCGCCCGCAATCCGGACTTCAACCGCAAAGAACCCTGGAGCACCCACCAGGGACCGACGTACCTGGACAAGATCGTGTTCAAGATCATCCCCGAGCCGGGGACACGGGTGACCACGATCCAATCCGGGGAGACGCAGATGATCAGCGCGCTGAACACCCCGGCCGCGGTGCTGGCGCGGCTGGAGGGCGACAAGGCCCTGCGGGTAGAGCGCAGCCCCTATCCGGGCGCGCCGCGCATCTGGCTCCTCAACGTCACGCTGGCGCCGACCAACGACCTCAAGGTCCGCCAGGCGCTGGAGTACGGGATCAGCCGCGCGGCGTTCGTGGAGTCCGTGTACAAGGGCCTGGGCAAGCCGGCCTGCGCCCCGTTGACCCAGGCGATGCTGGCCACCCCCGCGCTGTGCGCGGAGTACCCGTACAATCCGCAGAAAGCCGCGCAGCTCCTGGACGAGGCCGGCTGGAAGATGGGGCCCAACAACATCCGGATGAAGGACGGGAAGCCCCTCACGCTCAGCATCAACTCGATCAACTACGGCGGCGGCAACCTCCCGGAGATCGAGCTGCTGCAGGGCCAGCTCCTGCAGCTCGGGGTCGACGCCAGGATCAAGAGCCAGGCCAGGCCGCCGTGGTACGAGGACAACTACCACTGCGCCACCAACGGACCGGTGATGTTCCTGCGGGCCGTCGACTGGGACGGGTTGTACGCGCTGTTCGATTCGGCCAACGTGCACGGCAACTTCAACTGGGCGTGCTACTCGAACCCTGAGGTCGATAAGCTGATCAGCGCGGGCACGGCGGAGTTCGATCCCGCCAAGCGGCGGGCGATCTACGCGCGGATCGAGAAGATCCTGGTCGATCAGGCGGTCACCGTCCCCCTGGTGGACGAGTACTCGGTGTGGGTGCTGCGGGGCAACGTCAAAGGCACCACGTACGACTACTCCGCCTACCCCGTGCTGAGCGACGTGTACATCGCGAAGTAG